Genomic DNA from Candidatus Sulfurimonas marisnigri:
GGCGGAACTTATAAAAAGTTGGTCGAAAGTGGTGTAAAAGCTATTGAGATTGATGAAGTAACAAAATTTCCTGAGTGTTTCGAAGGACGTGTAAAAACTCTGAACCCTTATGTTCATGGCGGAATTTTACATAGACGTGACAAGCAGTCACATCTGGATCAAGCAAAAGAGTTGGGCGTTGAGTCTATTGACTTAGTCTGTGTAAACCTTTACCCATTTAAAGAGACTATTGAAAGAACTGATGACTTTGATGACATCATAGAAAATATAGACATCGGTGGACCTGCAATGGTTCGCTCTGCTGCAAAAAACTTTGATAGCGTAATCATTGTAACTGATGTAGAAGACTACTCTACAGTTATCAGCAATATCGAAAATGAAGCTAATACAGTTGAATTTAGACGTGCTATGATGATAAAAGCGTATGAGCACACAGCTGCATACGACAGCATGATTGCAAACTATATGAATGAGCGTTTTAACAAAGGTTTTGGTGAGAAGCAGTTCATCGTTGGAAATAAAGTTATGGATACTCGTTATGGTGAAAACCCTCATCAAAAAGGTGCTTTATATGAGTTTGACAAACACTACTCAAACAACTTTACAACACTAAAAGGTGAAGCTAGTTTCAATAATATGAATGACTTAAGTGGCGCTGTTAAAATTGCATCTGCATTTGGTGATGAAAATGCTGTCTGTATAACTAAGCATGGTAATCCGTGTGGTTTTGCTATTAAAGATACATTGTTAGAGGCTTATGAAGAAGCACTTAAATGTGATCCTGTTTCTGCTTTTGGCGGTGTTGTTGCTGTTAACGGTACTGTAAATAAAGAGTTAGCAGAAAAAATGAATGAGATATTTTTAGAAGTTGTTATCGCTGGTCGTATAACTCCTGAAGCTCAAGAGGTTTTTGAAAAGAAAAAGAGAATCAAGCTTTTTGAGATGGGAAATGATAAGTTAGTTCTTGCAAACGATAAAAAAGACTTCAAACATATCGATGGTGGTTTTGTATACCAAGATGCCGACAAAGTTGGTGAAGATGAAGTTAAAAATGCAAAACTTGTAAGTAAAAACTCTGCAACAGTACAAGAGTTAAAAGATATGGAAATAGCTTATAAAGTAGCATCTCTTACAAAATCAAACTGTGTTGTATATGTTAAAAACTCTGCAATGGTAGCTGTTGGTATGGGTATGACTTCTCGTGTTGATGCAAGCCAGTGTGCGCTTAAAAAAGCAAAAGATATGGGTCTTGATGTAACTGGTGCAGCTCTTGCATCTGAAGCATTTTTCCCATTTCGTGATAGCATTGACGCAGCTGCAGCAGCTGGTGTGAAGAGTGTTATTGAGCCTGGTGGTTCTATCCGTGATGAAGAAATTATAGATGCTGCAAATGAGTTTGGCATGTCTCTATATTTCTCAGAAATCCGCCACTTTTTACATTAAAATAAAAATAGCAACGTACTTTCAGCGTTGCTACACTCGTCATGCACAATAGTGCACTCACTCACTATGCGCCTTGAAATTACATTACTATTTTTATTTTAATAAATTTATTTAATAGTGAAAATATCCATAAGGCAACTACTTACTTATTTGCTTACACACCACCAATAGAAGAATATGGTTTTGTTTATTGGCGGTTATAAAAACTAATAGAATAATCACGATGATTATTCGGTTTTTATCCTCGGAGAATTTACATGGATGTAAATTTGAGAATGAGCCAAAAAATGAAATCAGATTTTTCGAAACAACAACTTGATTGACATCCACTCAACCCTTATGATATAATCCACTTAGATAAACAATAATATAATTTTAGGAATAAAATGAGCAAATCATTATACGAAACACTTGAGATTGCAGAGAGTGCAAATGAGAGCGAAATAAAAAAAGCATATAGAAAGTTAGCGAGAAAGTACCATCCAGATATAAACAAAGAAGCTGGAGCGGAAGATAAGTTTAAAGAGATAAATTCTGCTTATGAGATTTTAAGTGACAAGCAGAAAAAACAACAGTATGACATGCATGGTGACTCCATGTTCGGTGGGCAAAACTTTCATGATTTTTCCCGCTCACATGGTGGCGGCGGTCAAGGTGATTTAGATGATATCCTAAGAAGTATGTTCTCTGGCGGTGGTTTTGGAGGTTTTGGAGGTGGCGGTTTTTCGCAACAGCGACAGCAACAACCGAATCTGGATATAGAGACAAGTGTAATAATTCCATTTAGTGTTTCAATTCTTGGAGGCTCACACTCTGTATCTGTAAATGGAGACAGATTTGACATAAAAATTCCAGCAGGTGTTAAGAGTGGCGAGAAAATGCGTGTTAAAGGAAAAGGTCATGCGCAGGGCGGAAGAGCAGGGGATCTATTTTTAAAGATAAATGTAGCGGTTAGTCCTGATTATATCAGAGAAGACGATGACATCATTAAAACTTTTGATGTTCCACTTTCTGCGGCTCTTTTTGGTGAAAAAATATCTATACAGACCTTAGAAAAAGAGATAAAACTTAAAGTTCCTCAAAATACTAAAAATGGACAAAGGTTTCGTGTAAAAGAGATGGGTGCAATGAACCGCAAGACAAGTGTTAGAGGAAACTTATATCTAGAGGCGAATATTGTTTTACCAAAAGTTGATGACTTAGATGAAGATCTTGTAGAGTTAATGAAAGAAAAACTACCAAAAGAGTAGTTAATAAAGTAAAAATTAAAGGGAGTAAGTTATGATACACCAGTATGATGAGCCAGTTTATTTGATTAGTATTGTTGCAAAAATATTAGATATCCATCCACAAACTCTTAGACAGTATGAGAGAGAAAATCTTGTATCTCCATCTAGAACAAATGGAAGAATAAGGCTATATTCTCAAAGAGATATTGACAGAATAAAACTGATTTTAAGAATGACTCGTGAACTGGGAGTAAACTTAGCCGGCGTAGACATTATCTTAAGACTAAAAGAGAATGTCGATGAAATGGAACAAGAAATTTCAGAACTTAGACAAGAAGTTACTCGTGCACATAGCACTCGTTCTGTCTCACCAAATAAATCCCTCGTTACTAAAAAAAGCATCTATGAGATGATAATATTTGAGAGTAAATAAATATAATTTATTTACTTCACTGTTGCTCTTTTAGCCTTATTATATCTGCTCCAACATTTTGCAGTTTCTTTTCAAGTGAATCATAACCGCGATCAAGATGATAAATACGGTGAACATCTGTAGTTCCATCAGCCACTAGTCCTGCTAAAACAAGGGCACTCGAAGCTCTTAAATCTGTTGCCATAACATCTGTTCCACTAAGTTTAGACTTGCCATTTACTGTTGCAACATGACCGTTTAGAGATATGTCAGCACCCATTCTCTGTAGTTCACTAACGTGCATAAATCTATTTTCAAACAGTCTCTCCTCGATAATAGAGGTTCCATTCGCCTGAGTTGCAAGTGCTAAAAATTGAGCTTGCATGTCTGTTGGAAATGCTGGATACTCCTGTGTAACAATTTTAACTGGTTTTATTATCTCTGATGGATGGATTGTAATCGTATCTGGCGTGATAGTGAACGTACTTCCCATCTCTTCGAGTTTTGATAACACTGCGCTTAAATGTTTTGCATTGACTGAAGTTAGTGTTAGTTCTGATCTGGTAATTGCACCTGCACAAAGATACGTGCCAGCTTCTATCCTGTCAGGTATAACAGAAAACTCTTCAATATCTATAAGTTTTCCAGAAGTTCCTTGGATTGTTAAAACAGCTGTTCCTATACCATCAATCTCAACCCCGTTAGAATTTAAGATTTCGCATAGCTGAACTACTTCTGGTTCTCTTGCCGCATTTGTTATTGTTGTGCTTCCATGAGCTAAAGCTGCCGCCATAACGATGTTTGCAGTTCCAGTAACAGTAATCTTGTCAAATATGATTTCGCAGCCCTTTAAGCCATCAGGTGCAGAGGCTTCAATATAACCAGCTTTAATATCTATTTTTGCGCCCATTTGCTCCAAAGCTTTTAAGTGTAAATCAATTGGTCTTTGACCTATTGCACAGCCACCTGGAAGTGAGACTTCGCAGTGCCCAAACCTAGCTAAAATAGGACCTAAAACTAAAATAGAAGCCCGCATGGTTTTTACAATATCATACGTTGCCTTTGTCTCGGTAAGCGAAGATGTGTCAACTGTTGTTATCTCATCGCCTCTATTAAATGTTGCGCCAAGATTTGAAAGTAGTTTTAATAGTGTATTTATATCTGCAACATGTGGCAGATTCTTTATGCTAACATTGTTCTTTGCGAGTATTGTCATTGCAATAAGTGGGAGAGATGCATTTTTTGCACCAGAGATTTTAATTTGCCCATTAAGAGATTTAACTCTTTTTATTTGTAAGTAGTCCATTTGAATCTTTATGTAAACTTTTAAAAACATTATATCTTATTTTGATATAATTTTGTTAAAGAGTTGTATCGGCTCTTTCTCATCAAAGATGAATCTTTAGTGACTGAGTAAGGGATGGACTTGTCCATATTTTACGAGATTTAATAATAGGAATATTGAATGAGTGCAGCTCTTGATAGACTAAAAAATTTAACAAATAAAATCTCAAGTTATGAGACTGCCAGAAAAGACAATCTAAAGATTCTAGAAAACTTATATAAAGACATAGGGATTGATGAAAAAGTTGAAGAGTTTAGTGAACTATTTAATTTTAAAGCTGTTAACCTCTCTGGAGCATCACTTCTTGTTGAAAATTTGGGTGAAATTAAAAATGGAAAATATTTGCAAATTTTAGCCATAGGCTATGATAAAGATGCCGTTGTAAAGAGTAAGAACACCTCTTTGGGCTACTTTGGAAAAGCTGAAAATGTAGATGTGGAGCTAAAAGATAAAATCGTAGAGTTTATACTTAGGTTTAGATTTGAGAAAAGTTTTATGACACTTGAACATTACCACACCATGCTACTACCTTTTAAGCACAATGAGTAAATTTTATTTTCTGCTTTGGCTCAAATGGGCTGCGAGATTGGTTACATGTAGTATTATTTTGGCGTATGCCATAACTATTATAATTACATCGTTTATATATTATTCATCAAGTATGCCAACATTTAATAGTGAAGTATTTCAAGCACTTAGAGATATTTTGGAATTTTGGTTTCCTATAGTTTGGAGCGTTACTCTTCTCTTGGCACTTTTTAGAGGGATGAAATATATATTTAATACATGTATAAATGGTTATGAGTTTAAACTTCTTAACTGCAAAAGTGATGAGACAATAGAGATCATAGGCTATGGAGACTTGGTAAAAGTTTGGCGTAAATGGTTTATGTTAATTATTTGGCTTGTAGGTTCTATAATGGTTTTGTCAATAGCTTATACATCCATTTTTACATCTTTTAGTGGCATCTTTGAGTGGTTTAGTATCTACTGGCTTTTTTGTTTTATTTTACTTAGTGGTTATTTTTCCTTTATCATTCTTGGCTCTAGGTGCAAGAGAGTAAAGATTGTAAAATGCTGATATTTCTAGATGTTGAAACAACGGGACTAGAGAGTGCTGACAGAATTTGTTCTATTGGTCTTATTGCAGTAGATGGCGATAAAATAATTTCAAAATATGACCTTGTAAATGAAGGTAAAAAAATATCTTCAAAAGCTTCAAGTATAAACCATATTACAAATGAGATGATAAAAGATAAACCTAAACTAGCTGAGTGTGAAACATATATGTTTTTACAAGAACATAACAATGAAAATTCAACAATAATAGCCCATAACCTAAAGTTTGATTTGAAAATGTTAGCTACATGTAACTTTAAACCAAATACCAAACTAATAGATACACTAAGAGTGACTAAACACCTTATAGCAGAGTGTGAACAGTTCTCTTTACAGTTTTTAAGGTATGAATTACAGCTATATAAGATAGAAGAAAAAGAGGCTCTTAAATGTGGAATAACAGAGGATATCTCGGCGCACAATGCATTGATTGATTCTTTACATGTAGAGCTTTTATATGAGTATCTTTTAGAAATATCTTCACATGTAGAGATGATTGAACTTAGCTTTAAAAATGTGCAGATAGAGAAGTTTGAATTTGGAAAATATAGTGGTCGATACATTGAAGAGATTGCTATGATAGATAGAGCTTATTTAGAGTGGATGCTTAGCAATATTATGGATTTAGATGAAGATTTGCGCTATAGTATCAATTACAATTTAGAGGGGTAATTATGAAAGTAGCAGTTGAGTGTAAGTCACCGCTAATGCAAAAATCATTAGAACTTTTTTTGGATAAGCACCTTAGCTCTTTAAAGCAGTGCGATATTGTTATAAGAGATGAAAAGTGCCTTAATGATGTTAGATGTGTTTATATCTCCAGTGACAAGAGTGCAGATATAGTAAAACCATTTTCAAAGTCTCAATTAATTTTAGCACTTGAGCAAAAATATAAGAGTATGCAAAGCGAGAATTTAGAAATAAAGAGTGTAGTAGAAGATAATGAAATATTTAACGAGTATGCCCCTTTGGACTTTGATATTTTAGAAAAACGAATTGAGTCTCTAACAAAAGAGTACCAAACTAATATTTTAAAAGCAGTGAGAGCATTTTATGAAGAGTAATTTAGTCACAAAAAAAATCATTTCCGGAAAGTTTAAAAACAAAGTTTTAAAATTACCATCTAAAGCAACGACAAGAACATCAAAGTCTATAGTTTTAGAGTCTTTTTTTAATACTTTACAGTTTGATATAATAGATGCAAACTTCGTTGAACTCTTTTCGGGAAGCGGTTCTATAGGCCTAGAGGCACTTAGTCGTGGAGCCAAAAGTATTATGTTTATGGAACGTGACCGTGATGCTATTAAAGTTTTAAAAGAAAATATAGAACAAACTGACCCTAGCTCTTGTGAAGTTTTTGCTGGAGATACTTTTGTAAATATAAAAAGTGTTCTGAAAAACCTTCAAAAAAGAGATGAGTCAGCATATTTTTATATTGACCCACCTTTTAGTGTAAGAGAAGGGATGGAAGATATATATGACAAAACAATAGAGTTGATAGCTTCTTTGCCAAAAGAGAGAGTTGAGTTGATTATAATAGAGCATATGACAGGTCTAGAAATCCCAGAAAAGATAGGTGCTTTCTCTCTTAAAAAATCTAAAAAATTTGGAAATACAACACTAACCTACTACATATAATCTCTTTTTAGGAGATAATTGGTTAATTGGAATAATATTTGCTGATATTTTGCTAATTCAAGGATTAGCTATGAGAAATTTTATTCTATTTTTACTTACTATTACTACCCTTTACTCTGCTAAAGTAAGTGATGTTGCAAATATTGTCGGAGTAAGGGACAATCATCTTATAGGTTATTCTCTTGTTATAGGTCTTAAAAAGACTGGTGATGGAACAACTTCAAAATTTACTCTTCAATCAATCGCGAATATGTTAAAAGCAATGAACATCGATATGGACCCTGTAGATATAAAATCAAAAAATGTTGCCGCAGTTGTTGTTACAGCAGAACTCGCTCCATTTTCTAGACAAGGTGATAAGTTTAATATAACTGTATCATCAATAGGAGATGCAAAATCGCTAGAGGGCGGAACACTCTTGATGACTCCTTTAAAAGGGGTTGACGGTAAAATTTATGGTCTAGCACAAGGCGCAGTAAGTATCGGTGGGCGAAATGGAAAAGGTGCAGGAGTAGACTCTCATCCAACAGTTGGTCTAATATACAATGGCGGTTTAGTTGAGCGTGAGATTTCAATAGATTTATATAATCAAGAGTATGTAACACTATCTTTAAAAGAGTCTAATTTTAAGAACAGTGTTTCAATTCAAAAAAATATAAATAGTTTTTACAATACTCAAGTAGCGGTTGCTATGGATCCTAGAACAATAAAGCTAAAAAAACCGAAAAACAGAAGTATGATAGAGTTTTTAGCGGAAGTTCAAGATATAGATATGAACTATAGTGTTAAAAGTAAAATAGTTATAAATGAGAGAACTGGAACAATAATCTCAGGTGTCGGAATTAAAATCAAACCAATTATTATGACTCATGGCGATATTACAATAAAAATTACAGAGCAAAACACTTTAAGTAATCCAGCTGGAGCGATGGTTGTTGATGAAAATATGATTATTGGTATGAACGAGAATGAGTTGTACACTAAAACTGGAACTACAACTGTAGCAAACTTGGTTCGCTCTTTGCAAAAATTGGGAGCCTCTCCAAAGGATATTATTTCAATTTTAGAAGCGATGAAAAGTGCTGGCAGTATATCTGCAGAGTTAAAGGTAATATAATGTACGGATCAAATTCAATAAATATGCAAGCCAACTATATGTCACAACAACACCAAATTCCTAAAATTGATCCAAAAGCAGAAAATGCTGAATTAAGAGAGCAAACAGATGCTTTTGAGTCAGTAATATTAAAAATGCTTATGGATAATGCTATGAAAGATGAAAAAAATCTTTTTTCAGATCAAAATGATCCAGGGGATAAAATTTATAAATCTATGTATAGAGATGAACTTGCAAAGGCTAGTGCAGGAGGTTTTGGATTTTCTCAAATGTTATATGATTTTTTGAGTGAAAAAGCTTAAGTTTTTTCTTTTTTTGTCGATGTTACTGTATAGAGAGAAACTAATAGATAAAGAAAGGATTGATAATGATTTCACAAATCAATAGCGGGGCTATACGTAGTGCTTACTCAAATAGTTCTGGGGAAAGCAAAGAAGTGTCAGATAAGAAAGTCACAACAGTCTCTAAACAGGGGGACACAAGCAAAGTGGACCAGATAAAAGAGGCTCTTGAGTCTGGAGAATATAAAATCAACATAGAAGCTTTATCTGAAAAAATAGCCGAAGAGTTGTTAAGTTAAAATTAAGGATTAGAAATGCTATCTTATCATTTACAAAGTGCATTAGGCGACTTGAGAGATTTAATAAAAATTACAGAATCTGATGTAGAAGATATCAAAGAAGCACGGAATAATCCTCAATTTGAGAGACTAGCACTAAAAGAAGAAAAATTAAAAAGTTTTGAATCAAAAAAAGCTATGATTGACCACGAGATATCGTCGTTAATGACAAAAAGTCCTGACAAAGATTTGCCGGATCTTTTAAATGAAGAACAACATACCGCTTTAGGTGAACTTAGAGTGGAACTTTCAAATTTAAGAGAAGTAAATAAGCGATACGCAAAATTGGTTTTAGCAGTTAGTAATTTATATAATACGTTTTTGGAAAGAATAGTACCAACAGAAATGCAGGGATACAAAAAAGTAGCATCAAAAAATTCTGCAATTCTGGAAGTGAGAGTATAAGATGCCATCAATTTTCAGCTCATTAAATATTGGATATACAGGTCTTAGTGCTTCACAAGTCGGTATTGATACAACAGCCCATAATATTTCTAACGCTGACAGTGATGGTTATACAAGACAACGAGTTGTGACAACTGCAGCAACGCCAATAAATAGTACAAGTGGAAATATTGGTAACGGTACTGAGATATTGGCAATTGAGAGGATTTTTGATAATTTTGTATTTGACAGGTACGTCACTCTATCTTCAGATAAAGAGTTTAGCGATTACGAGAAAAAAACTTTGCAAGAGCTCTCTTCATATTTTCCAGAGATTGATAATGTCGGGATAAAAGCAAGCATGCAAGAGTATTACAACATGTGGCAAAGTTTTTCTGATAATCCTGATAATGATGCTATTAAGTTGGCCCTAGCAAAACAGACTGAAGCTTTGTCAGATCACATTACGCAAGTACAAAACCAAGTTACATCACTACAAGCACAAATAAATGATGAGTTGGCAGTGAATGTCAATGAAGTTAACTCTTTAGCAAAAGAATTATCAGAATTAAATTTGTCTATTGCTACAGCTGAAAATGGCAGCGACTATACAGCAAATGATTTAAGAGATAAAAGAAATGTTCTTGAAAGAGATCTTTCAAGATTAATCGGTTCTAATGTAAATTCTGGTTTAATAAAGTCAAACATAAATATCGATAGCTCTTCAAATATCAAAACAGAAACTTACCTATTGAGTGTTAATGGTTTTAATATTGTTGATGGAAACACTTTTCATCCTATTCATATCTCAAAAGCAAGTAATCCAAAAGGATTTTATGAAATTTCTTATGAGAGACAAGATGGCACATTACTCCCGATGGCAGAAAAAATATCTGGTGGTAAAATAGGTGCTATCTTAGATCTAAGAGGTGGAGCAATTGACACAACTAGTGGTTTGCCTGTGGATGGTACAATACAAAATGTAGTCTCTGAGCTTGATGCTTTCGCACAAGCTCTCATTGAAGCTACAAATAATCTTTACGCACAAACTCCAACTA
This window encodes:
- the purH gene encoding bifunctional phosphoribosylaminoimidazolecarboxamide formyltransferase/IMP cyclohydrolase, producing the protein MVKRALVSVSDKSGVVEFCKSLVSNGYEIISTGGTYKKLVESGVKAIEIDEVTKFPECFEGRVKTLNPYVHGGILHRRDKQSHLDQAKELGVESIDLVCVNLYPFKETIERTDDFDDIIENIDIGGPAMVRSAAKNFDSVIIVTDVEDYSTVISNIENEANTVEFRRAMMIKAYEHTAAYDSMIANYMNERFNKGFGEKQFIVGNKVMDTRYGENPHQKGALYEFDKHYSNNFTTLKGEASFNNMNDLSGAVKIASAFGDENAVCITKHGNPCGFAIKDTLLEAYEEALKCDPVSAFGGVVAVNGTVNKELAEKMNEIFLEVVIAGRITPEAQEVFEKKKRIKLFEMGNDKLVLANDKKDFKHIDGGFVYQDADKVGEDEVKNAKLVSKNSATVQELKDMEIAYKVASLTKSNCVVYVKNSAMVAVGMGMTSRVDASQCALKKAKDMGLDVTGAALASEAFFPFRDSIDAAAAAGVKSVIEPGGSIRDEEIIDAANEFGMSLYFSEIRHFLH
- a CDS encoding DnaJ C-terminal domain-containing protein; this encodes MSKSLYETLEIAESANESEIKKAYRKLARKYHPDINKEAGAEDKFKEINSAYEILSDKQKKQQYDMHGDSMFGGQNFHDFSRSHGGGGQGDLDDILRSMFSGGGFGGFGGGGFSQQRQQQPNLDIETSVIIPFSVSILGGSHSVSVNGDRFDIKIPAGVKSGEKMRVKGKGHAQGGRAGDLFLKINVAVSPDYIREDDDIIKTFDVPLSAALFGEKISIQTLEKEIKLKVPQNTKNGQRFRVKEMGAMNRKTSVRGNLYLEANIVLPKVDDLDEDLVELMKEKLPKE
- a CDS encoding heat shock protein transcriptional repressor HspR yields the protein MIHQYDEPVYLISIVAKILDIHPQTLRQYERENLVSPSRTNGRIRLYSQRDIDRIKLILRMTRELGVNLAGVDIILRLKENVDEMEQEISELRQEVTRAHSTRSVSPNKSLVTKKSIYEMIIFESK
- the murA gene encoding UDP-N-acetylglucosamine 1-carboxyvinyltransferase — translated: MDYLQIKRVKSLNGQIKISGAKNASLPLIAMTILAKNNVSIKNLPHVADINTLLKLLSNLGATFNRGDEITTVDTSSLTETKATYDIVKTMRASILVLGPILARFGHCEVSLPGGCAIGQRPIDLHLKALEQMGAKIDIKAGYIEASAPDGLKGCEIIFDKITVTGTANIVMAAALAHGSTTITNAAREPEVVQLCEILNSNGVEIDGIGTAVLTIQGTSGKLIDIEEFSVIPDRIEAGTYLCAGAITRSELTLTSVNAKHLSAVLSKLEEMGSTFTITPDTITIHPSEIIKPVKIVTQEYPAFPTDMQAQFLALATQANGTSIIEERLFENRFMHVSELQRMGADISLNGHVATVNGKSKLSGTDVMATDLRASSALVLAGLVADGTTDVHRIYHLDRGYDSLEKKLQNVGADIIRLKEQQ
- a CDS encoding exonuclease domain-containing protein, with protein sequence MLIFLDVETTGLESADRICSIGLIAVDGDKIISKYDLVNEGKKISSKASSINHITNEMIKDKPKLAECETYMFLQEHNNENSTIIAHNLKFDLKMLATCNFKPNTKLIDTLRVTKHLIAECEQFSLQFLRYELQLYKIEEKEALKCGITEDISAHNALIDSLHVELLYEYLLEISSHVEMIELSFKNVQIEKFEFGKYSGRYIEEIAMIDRAYLEWMLSNIMDLDEDLRYSINYNLEG
- the rsmD gene encoding 16S rRNA (guanine(966)-N(2))-methyltransferase RsmD; this encodes MKSNLVTKKIISGKFKNKVLKLPSKATTRTSKSIVLESFFNTLQFDIIDANFVELFSGSGSIGLEALSRGAKSIMFMERDRDAIKVLKENIEQTDPSSCEVFAGDTFVNIKSVLKNLQKRDESAYFYIDPPFSVREGMEDIYDKTIELIASLPKERVELIIIEHMTGLEIPEKIGAFSLKKSKKFGNTTLTYYI
- a CDS encoding flagellar basal body P-ring protein FlgI, giving the protein MRNFILFLLTITTLYSAKVSDVANIVGVRDNHLIGYSLVIGLKKTGDGTTSKFTLQSIANMLKAMNIDMDPVDIKSKNVAAVVVTAELAPFSRQGDKFNITVSSIGDAKSLEGGTLLMTPLKGVDGKIYGLAQGAVSIGGRNGKGAGVDSHPTVGLIYNGGLVEREISIDLYNQEYVTLSLKESNFKNSVSIQKNINSFYNTQVAVAMDPRTIKLKKPKNRSMIEFLAEVQDIDMNYSVKSKIVINERTGTIISGVGIKIKPIIMTHGDITIKITEQNTLSNPAGAMVVDENMIIGMNENELYTKTGTTTVANLVRSLQKLGASPKDIISILEAMKSAGSISAELKVI
- a CDS encoding rod-binding protein → MYGSNSINMQANYMSQQHQIPKIDPKAENAELREQTDAFESVILKMLMDNAMKDEKNLFSDQNDPGDKIYKSMYRDELAKASAGGFGFSQMLYDFLSEKA
- a CDS encoding flagellar biosynthesis anti-sigma factor FlgM, which gives rise to MISQINSGAIRSAYSNSSGESKEVSDKKVTTVSKQGDTSKVDQIKEALESGEYKINIEALSEKIAEELLS
- the flgK gene encoding flagellar hook-associated protein FlgK, which codes for MPSIFSSLNIGYTGLSASQVGIDTTAHNISNADSDGYTRQRVVTTAATPINSTSGNIGNGTEILAIERIFDNFVFDRYVTLSSDKEFSDYEKKTLQELSSYFPEIDNVGIKASMQEYYNMWQSFSDNPDNDAIKLALAKQTEALSDHITQVQNQVTSLQAQINDELAVNVNEVNSLAKELSELNLSIATAENGSDYTANDLRDKRNVLERDLSRLIGSNVNSGLIKSNINIDSSSNIKTETYLLSVNGFNIVDGNTFHPIHISKASNPKGFYEISYERQDGTLLPMAEKISGGKIGAILDLRGGAIDTTSGLPVDGTIQNVVSELDAFAQALIEATNNLYAQTPTTKMESNPISGLIGSDPLLSSSLNFKEGTFDLIIYDIDGNEASRRSITIDPTTTMTGPIGSNSIEAQIGAQIDDNNDGNANNDIDNFFKNGFNFVNYASGDSGLELSIDPLSKSKGYTFSIEDTLKDGSFDSGTNFAGVLGLNRFFDGNSAKNIDLNLSFKDNPTLLSSGYSSTTGDNRLALDMIQQQFEKYDFNIGSTTYNSTMYGMFDIIATEVGTATNSAMVRNDTVTAQFNATEMEYSSVSKVSMDEEMTNLIRYQTAYGAAAKIITTIDQMMQTLLGIKQ